One genomic region from Knoellia sp. p5-6-4 encodes:
- a CDS encoding alpha/beta hydrolase, whose product MPILLIPPAGTTASTWGPVTQELARVARVITYDRRGYARSAGPPVRTVSRHTADAATILEHLATTRAIAVGTSAGATIAVDLAVQRPDLLRAVVAHEAAWRANRHVPTRSQLASVVHLAWLSVLKRHEEAAEILLRAAYSYREGGTAWDAFPEEWRRIARENARAALWDFRNSIGNHPSPAQLATLRLPVVCSYGARSPRNIVRLTRALAAAIPTARTQEVPGAGHAAPFDATADFVHLITDVMTSSADVRAIDWSAASGPRWNEPQGRVGAVASRAPTGLRKGLTAPIEAFTRWLYRGGRPNSLARALNGAWARVFATGRGPTAVATLEVVGRRSGRPVRLPVVIADLAGERYLVSMLGDGTNWVRNVRAAGHRAVLIKGGRTPIRLEEVPIEQRAPIIKRYCQVATSGRVHIPVDPAAPASEFEAIAAHYPVFRITRLR is encoded by the coding sequence GTGCCGATCCTGCTCATTCCTCCCGCGGGAACGACCGCCTCGACCTGGGGGCCGGTGACGCAGGAGCTGGCCCGGGTCGCGAGGGTCATCACGTACGATCGCCGCGGCTACGCCCGCAGTGCCGGCCCACCCGTCCGCACCGTCTCACGGCATACGGCCGACGCCGCCACGATCCTGGAACACCTGGCCACCACGCGGGCCATCGCCGTGGGAACCAGCGCCGGGGCCACCATCGCGGTCGACCTGGCCGTTCAACGGCCAGACCTCCTCCGGGCGGTCGTCGCGCACGAGGCTGCTTGGCGTGCCAACCGCCACGTGCCGACCCGATCCCAGCTGGCGTCTGTGGTCCATCTCGCCTGGCTGAGTGTCCTCAAGCGGCACGAGGAAGCGGCTGAGATCTTGCTGCGTGCCGCTTACTCCTACCGAGAGGGCGGCACCGCGTGGGACGCCTTCCCGGAGGAGTGGAGACGGATCGCCCGGGAGAACGCTCGAGCGGCGCTGTGGGACTTCCGCAACTCGATCGGTAACCACCCGTCCCCTGCGCAGCTCGCCACCCTCCGTCTCCCGGTCGTGTGCAGCTACGGCGCCCGCAGCCCCCGCAACATCGTCCGCCTGACCCGTGCTCTGGCGGCTGCCATCCCGACCGCGCGTACCCAGGAGGTCCCTGGTGCAGGGCACGCGGCACCATTTGATGCCACAGCCGACTTCGTCCACCTCATCACCGACGTCATGACCAGCAGTGCCGACGTCCGCGCCATCGACTGGTCCGCTGCTTCAGGACCGCGCTGGAACGAGCCTCAAGGGCGAGTCGGGGCGGTCGCAAGCCGCGCACCGACAGGGTTGAGGAAGGGATTAACGGCTCCGATCGAGGCCTTCACCCGGTGGCTCTACCGCGGGGGTCGACCGAACTCGCTGGCACGCGCCCTCAACGGTGCGTGGGCGCGAGTCTTCGCGACAGGTCGCGGCCCCACAGCGGTCGCAACCCTCGAGGTCGTGGGCCGCAGATCGGGACGCCCCGTGAGGCTGCCCGTCGTGATCGCCGACCTGGCTGGTGAGCGATACCTGGTGTCCATGCTCGGGGACGGCACCAACTGGGTGCGTAACGTCCGTGCTGCGGGCCACCGGGCCGTCCTCATCAAGGGCGGCCGAACACCGATCCGCCTGGAGGAGGTGCCGATCGAGCAGCGTGCCCCGATCATCAAGCGCTACTGCCAGGTCGCCACCAGCGGCCGCGTCCACATCCCCGTCGACCCCGCAGCGCCCGCTTCCGAGTTCGAGGCGATCGCCGCCCACTACCCGGTGTTCCGCATCACGAGGCTGCGCTGA